From the Methanoculleus caldifontis genome, the window CGGTCGAGGACCCGGAAGCCGTCAGGGAGACGATCGCCGAGATCCTGGACGGCGAGCCGCGCACCGGCCCCGACCGGCGGGAAGCGGTCACCTGCATCGTCGCCTGCAGGGGAGCGGTGAAGGCGGGCGCCCGTCTCACCCACGACCAGCAGAAGCGCCTCCTCACCCAGCTCGCCCGGACGAAGACCCCCTGGACCTGTCCCCACGGGAGGCCGACGGTGATTGCGTTCGACAAGCGGAAACTCGACGGGCTCTTCCGGCGAGTGTGAGAGAATAGCCCCGCAATATAACCCCGCAATAAACCCATTTTTTGATTTTGTCGGATTATTAAGGGAATATGGGCCAAATCCCGTATCGTAATGGCTTTATTCTTCGAGGACAAGAATGGCTATTGTCACAGGGGGGACTCACCCGCTGCGGACGAAAGGATTGAACCGATGTGACGCTACTCCAGCAGATTCGCCTCTGGATGATGACACAGGGTGGAGGGGAACAGTATCATGACTGTGAGAACGACCAGGTCATCGAGCACTACTTCAATATCTCTCCCGAAGCTATCCTCCCTCCGGAGATGCCGGATGTCCCGGCCGAAGAGAACAACTAATTGGAACCTCCAAAAGCGCCCTACCAGAAGAGACAATCTCTCAAACTCATACCCGCCTCATCACTTCTTTTTTGCATCCGCGCACCGGTAGCCCCGGCACCGCAGGATGCCGAACTGCCGGGCAAAAATGGGATCAGATGAACCGGAACGACTCCGCCAGAGGTGCCGCATCGGCGTTGTAGATGTCGTACTCCGCGGGGAAGACCGTGTGCATGACCGAGTAGAGGGTCCCGTTCCGGACGGTGTAACGGGCGATGAAGGTGTAGTCATCCTCATCGTTGATGGGAGCGGAGAACGCTGACATGTATCCCGGGCTGCCGTCGAGGGAGATCCTCTCCGTCGAGACCCATCTGGCATCGATCCCGGCCGCGAGGTCCTTTGCGTAGGTCTCGTTCAGTGCGAGGAGGACCTTCTCCGTATCGGCGGTATTCCCACCGGAGAGGGGGATCGCGTTCACGCGGACCTCCTCGTGCTTCACCGGCGAAGAGAACCAGACGCTCTCTCCCGACTCGGTGTAGAGCCACCCCTCCGGGCAGGTGAGAGCATACCCGTAGGTGGCGTTGACGTAGGTGCCGTTCTCGGGGACGGGCGCCGGGGTCGGGGTCGGGACCGGAGCGGGCTCGCCCTCTCCCGGGCCGGGAGACGGGGGCGCGGAGAGGCCCGGCAGCAGGACCGCGAGGACTGCGATCACGGCGACCGCAAGAGCCCCGGCGATCAAGAGACTCTGTGGTTTCATGGTTCTCCGGGTACGTGGCCCGTGCCCGGATAAATACCTTCAGGAGATCATGCCGGCGATCGCGATCCCGCCCCCCGGATACGCCGCAGCCGCCGGTCCCGGGAGCGGTTCGGCCCGGAGGTAGCGCAGGGCATCGTCGAGTGTCGCGACGTACTCCACCCGGATGTCGGTCTCGCCCTCGACGGCGGCCTTCATATCCGTGACCGGTCCCTGTCCTAAGCCGCGGTAACCGGGCGCCACGCTGTTCTCCTGCGGGATGAGGAGGAGTGTCCGACCGGAAGCGGCGGCGGCCTCCGCCTTCATGCCGATGCCGTCCACCCTGCCGATCCGGCCTGCGGAGTCGATCGTCCCGGTCACGGTCACGCTCTCGTTGAGCGGGAAGCCCTCCAGCGCCGAGACCATCAGGACCGCCATCAGCGCTCCGGCGCTGGGGCCGTCGATCCCGTTGACGTCTCCCCCGGCCTGGAGGGAGACGATGACGTCGCTTCCGGAGAGGTCCGCCCCGGTCCGGCGCTCTGCGGCGGCAAGGGCGGTCCTCGCGGCGTCCTGGAATATCACCCCCATCAGGGGCGTCGTATGGACGAGAAGCCTTCCTTTGCCGGGCACGACCTCGACCGTGACGGTCACCATCGCGCCCTCTTCGGTCACCTGCTCGTACAGAAAGAGGCCCTGGCGCACGAGCTCAATCCTCTGGACCACCACGGGCGCACTAAGCGTGGCCGAATCCGGGTAGGCCGGGGCGGGAGAGACCGCATCCCCGGGAAGGGGGCCGACCGGGTCCTGCAACGCCAGGGAGGCCGGGAAGGTGCAGCAGACGAGGATGAGCAGGAGGAGGGCGAACCGGGAGTGCATGGCGATCACGAGAGAACCCCGTGGGAAGGTATAAAGGTCTTGCTACGTTCCGCCGGGAGCACGGATCTCGGCGAGCAGGTCGTCTATGGAGCCCGCGTACACCACGCGGATGCCGAAGTTCTCCTCGATGAACTCCCGTGCGTCCACGATCACCGGACGTTGCCGGGCGACGATCAGCCAGGCGGGCGACCTGGCGT encodes:
- a CDS encoding PsbP-related protein, whose product is MKPQSLLIAGALAVAVIAVLAVLLPGLSAPPSPGPGEGEPAPVPTPTPAPVPENGTYVNATYGYALTCPEGWLYTESGESVWFSSPVKHEEVRVNAIPLSGGNTADTEKVLLALNETYAKDLAAGIDARWVSTERISLDGSPGYMSAFSAPINDEDDYTFIARYTVRNGTLYSVMHTVFPAEYDIYNADAAPLAESFRFI
- a CDS encoding S16 family serine protease, which gives rise to MHSRFALLLLILVCCTFPASLALQDPVGPLPGDAVSPAPAYPDSATLSAPVVVQRIELVRQGLFLYEQVTEEGAMVTVTVEVVPGKGRLLVHTTPLMGVIFQDAARTALAAAERRTGADLSGSDVIVSLQAGGDVNGIDGPSAGALMAVLMVSALEGFPLNESVTVTGTIDSAGRIGRVDGIGMKAEAAAASGRTLLLIPQENSVAPGYRGLGQGPVTDMKAAVEGETDIRVEYVATLDDALRYLRAEPLPGPAAAAYPGGGIAIAGMIS